In Corylus avellana chromosome ca8, CavTom2PMs-1.0, the genomic stretch ATTTGCAATAATACTTACACCTAAATCTttgcaattatttatttatttatttattttatgaaaaatgggTATTGtgggaattttgaaaatatttaacggGAAATCCTAACCGAGAAggaaattgcaaaaaaattgaaagttttatacaataaattgagagtttttgaacttcatGGGGTAATTTCAAAACGTATAAAAGTTTATGGAGTTTTATGAAGTTtcctctataaattttttacaaattgatgagATGGTTTATTCTTATCATATTAGTCaccaaacaattaaatttaattgtcctaatatgatcattttttgtaaactgtcacattaatttgtaagtcTAAAGGtacgtttgggattgcgatttcgtaagaataatccttgtttttaaaagatattgcaaaacgtaaggcgtttgacattgcaatttaaaaagcgcttatttaaaataggaaaaaaaaatgcaatttcaaaaaggaggctaggggtgcttatttgaaaatgtgagaatttaaactaaaatcacgatttcgtataacaaatatttgataaaaaaaatatttgttaacatgttttaccaaacgcctttacgattttaaaaagtagcgatttcaaaaatataatttttaaaattgcacttattaaaaacacaatcctaaacaaATCCTAAGTGGCATACCCTAAATCCTATCCACgtaatctttattattattattatttttttttatggttgtATATGGAGGCATGCAAGATGACACCTCGAGCCCACAACGTTGTGTGGGGGCCGATGTGGCACCTTTACGGCGAAGTCAATGAGTAATGAAAACAAACTTGTTCAAGTTCAACGATCGCAATGGAATATTTCTGTCTCACCAAAATCTGAAGGACGATTGTGGATTAGattccttattattttttttttaaaaaaaaaattaaaattaaaattttagaattacGTGAATTcatgacaattttttgttttgaacggtttaaaaaatgtcacctattaaaaaagagtgGCATGTTAGggagacaacaaaaaaaaatttattcctaAAATGCTTTATCTTCACTTTTAAAGATACgcttattctttaaaaaaccaaaaaacagcTTTTAGCTCAAATTTTTTCTACAACATAAAAAGCAAGaacttgataaaaatatacttagtttttatttgtaacatgcatatttttaatatgtagcattCTTTAAGCCATTCTATGCAAGAAATTACATAAATTCACgtaatttaaaaatctatagttttattttttaaaaaaaaattgtatgaaatAGTTATATGACGATAGTATATGGTTTAAGATTTGTAGCTATACGGGCAAAGTATTAGTGGTTTTAAGACAAACTAGGACATTGCTATGGATCCCTCTTTGAGAAGGGTGGGATCTGTGTGATAATAAGAGATGCCACGGGGGCTGTCATTGCAACTCTTAGCAGAGTATTAGTGGCTACCCAAGAACCAACGACTGCTGAAGCAATGGGGGTTCTGTGTGCGGTAAAATTTAGCAAAGACCTTAGAATCCAAGAGCTATATTTAGAAGGGGATTTGAAGCTGGTGATTCAAGGGATAAATTCTATGAGTTCTAAGTTTTGTATTTATGGGCAAATCATGGAGGATATTAAAGTGGTGCTTCGGTCCTTTAGAAAGTGGGAGGCTAGCTTTATCAGATGTGATGCGAACGATGCAGCCTATGGACTTGCTAAGGCGGCAATTAATGAAGGGTGGGATAGAATCTGGATGGAGGAAATCCCAAACGTTATCCAAGATGTTGTACTTTTAGAGAAATTGGCTCTTTACTCTTAAGAGCTTTTAAGCCCTTTgtgttgttaattttttgacGAATGAATAACATTtcaatatttcttaaaaaaaaaagaaggggatTCCTAGCTTTATGACTCGAATGGAGGAGGATGGATGATCCATTTTAGGAAGATGCCTTGGAAGAATTATGGGGAAGCAAATGATAGAGACACGTCTGATCTCATTTGTGTATATAGGGATGGAGCCCGAAACTATTATGGGTACGGGTAAGgagtcaaaaaaatttattgttagGGGCCGGTtggctgaatttttttttttttttcttccttatcatatatatatcttttgccttaaaattttgttgttgttaggAATTGGAAGGGGCATGCCAATACCaatcccccctccctccgtcccTTAAATATATATGCCCAATGCTAATGAGAAAATCCATTATTCATTGTTGATCATAAAGGAGTTCAGTTTCTTAAACATCTTTGGAGCTAGGAGCCCAAATTCATGCATATaattgtttctatatatattttttttaaaaaaaaaaatcactataaatcAAAGACTCAATAATATTACCATAATAGAGTTTTTAACACTGATCCCCTGCAGTTGCATGCATGGGAAACATTCACTGAAACGAATAAGAATCCAAGCTTGCCTCCATCATGATTTTTCTCATTAGCAAAGCAGCCTTCTCTCGAGCTTTTGCAGATCCTCTCACAGAAAGATCCGCCAGCACAGACGAGAAATCCGGCATTCTCAGAGCATCTCTCACGCATCCCTCGCTTTCATCAAAAAGGCGGAGGAGGATTTCCGCCGCACCCTCCTTGCTCAGCATGCACCTTCTTTTCAACACGTTCACTATCACACTCACCACCTGCTCCGTTTTTCTCAAAGCATTCAACCTTTCGTCGAATCTTGCAAGGAGACAAAGAACGGCGAGAGAAGTTCCGGCGAGATCCTGGCCGTCAGTGCTCTCTACTATTTGGATGAGTACCTGAACAGCTCCTGAACGCACAGCTACGGTGCAGTTCCCTTGGAACTGGACAAGCTCCACCAAAGAACTTAGGAGGTGATGGGTGGCCGGGCCACGGGATCCCGCAATCGCCTTCACCAGCAACTGGATGGTACCTGGTAGAAGATataaactaaatgattaaatttacaagtTTCTATTCGTTTAAGTTTTTACAATAACGGGTAATCacataacatggtatcaaagtgtATCAAATCGAGCAAAGTCTTGAGTTCGAGACATTTCTTTATGTTGGGACTCACCACACATAAGATGAATGAGTTATTTTATaaatggttaaatacttttttataccttgtggtttaacaactttattttttgccccttagggtttagtttttattacCGGAGTTATCTCGGGTATACATAAAGATGAAGATGGTACGTTCGTCCAActtccatccaaaatttgacgaaaagtTTGACATTGATCGATTTCCGTAGCGGGTATCTATGGCGCTAACGTGAATTTCAGTcaaatttttgggataaatagtgatttatcaTGATATCAAATCTAGAGCTCTAGAACCTTCACTCTGCAGTTTATCACTTATTTCAATTTGAATAGATAAATGAAAAGATTAAATTCACCTcttccttttattattttaagtttttggaataaaaagtgattttacGGTACCTGCTACACCGAACTTGGCCTTGTTCTTATCGAGCATGGCCATGCTGCAAACCAAAGAGGAAGCCAATCTGATTGATTCTGGAGAAGTGGAAGAGAAGATCATGGAATTGAGGTGAGAAATGGTTTCCATATCTGCAAGAGAGCACTTAAGATCAGGGTTTAGAGAGAGGTTGAAGAGGATGGAGAGTGAGAGAGTTTCAATGATGGAGGAGGAAGATTTGGAGAGGCTGAGAAGGACAGGGATGGCAGCATCTGTCTGTGCAAGCAAGTTTCTGTTCTGAGGGCTAACCTTGGTGATGGAATCCAGCATTTGCAGCGCTTTCTGCCTGCATTCATGGGAGTCTGAAAGAGCCTCAGAGACACAATCAACAATGGTTTCTCGAAGCTGAGCTTCTGACATTGTTGTATACTTGCAAGATTAAAGAAGGTTTCACAAATATGCAGATGATCAGACATATCATTAATTACACCAGCCATATATGCATTTAGATGCTTCCAAAGTTCAAAAGCTTTGGAAAAACCGTACGTCAATTCTTGGGTTGTCATTTTTTGCCCTATTTTTTTAGCATTCTAACACATAATTTCAGGGAAAAAGACACCTTAATATAATATTTGGGGTTTGCCAGCATGACCCCATGCGTTTGAACGGTTGCTTggtggaataggatcctctctagttctgaatatccagttaattataattgagaggtatttttgtctttcactacaaaaaattaattttttttgtaacagcCCATTAGTGACGTTTCGGTAGCAACGTGTGTAGTGGGTTAACAAATTGGAAGTTACTCTTAGgactttagtaacatgtcaaatatgacacgtcaccatAGAGTGACATGTTAGAAAATGACACATCACAAttttttagtaacgtgtcattttctACCACGTCGCCATATGGTGATGTGGCAAAttggcacgttactaaaatgtttattgacgtgtcaatttggcacgtcaataaaatGCCACTTCAATAAccatcaattttcattttttgaggggaaaaaaaaaaccccttcaCTATAcctaattaaatattcttaaattcaaatgaactagagataATCTTAATTCTTGCTAGGTGGCCATTTATGAGGGTTAGTGGAATAGATGAAGATAGCGGTTGTTCTTTACATTAAAACATGACTCCCAAGTCTtggaaaagaaaacagaacAATTGGATTagtgttgataatggctcaaattgtcaataagtgtgaagataattgctggaaaatatcaatattcaagttagtgggctcaagtcatatttatctataagaggataaggttagttttaaaatgagtcaaagaacaactggaatttgatttttggagaaaacgtgtgtggataaacatgtgggttgcaatgcttatcttcatcatgaaaagactttgtattcatgatggtttcgttttcccagtagcaattggattaaaattgttctcctatttttgtgattagccattataaaaggacatgcagtccttggttaagtggggatccgaaaattcaaattggtgagagcactttgtgacatttacaaagtgtagagagtttttctttactgggtatttgagaaggacagttgagtggggtgtacaaggggttaagggcttgggtttgggatattaaacttgagcggttcaggcttgtaccattgtactcaatatttctcaatagtaaagaaggagaccggatcacgtctcgtggacgtaggcatattgccgaaccacgtaaactatttgtgtacatgtgtgattggtgtgtgttctcgtgtgttttccttccaaacttgtctttcgcataaagggctggtgggaaattggtaaccaattaattatcaattttcccaacaattggtatcagagctaggttgcggatttctactcgttaagaagaaatgcagtccttgaagtttgggattgaaaggttcgacgggagaatgaactttggcttgtggcaaatacaagtcaaggacaTCCTAATCCAATCTGGGCTACACAAAACGTTGAAAGGTATACCCACGTCTAGTTCCAGTGATGGTGCCGGAAAATCAGGTACTAGCGACGTGGATTGGGAAGATTTGGATCTGAGGGCTGCGAGTTCTATTCGGTTGTGTCTGGCTAAGAACGTCCTTGCTAACATGCAAGGGACGTCAACGGCAAAGGAGCTTTGGGAGAAGCTTGAGGAGATGTATCAGACGAAGGGAATCTCTAACCGGGTGTACCTGAAGGAGCAGTTTCATACACTGCGAATGGCTGAGGGTGCGACTATTTCAGATCATTTGAGTGTTCTCAATGGAATCGTCTCTGAACTCGAAGCTCTAGGAGTTAAAATGGACGATGAAGATAAGGCCTTGAGGCTTATCTTGTCTCTTCCGTCTTCCTATGAACATATGAAGCCAATTTTGATTTATGGGAAGGAGAAGATTTTCTTCTCAGAAGTTACCAGCAAACTTTTGTCAGAGGAAAGAAGGCTGAGTGGTGGACAAAATTCTACACCTGAGAACTCGGCGTTGGTAGTTGCAAActggaagaaaaagaaccctATGAAGGGAAATCTTGTATGCTGGGGTTGCGGGAAATCTGGACACCTTAAAAGAAGTTGTCCAAAAAGAGGAGCGGATTCAGCAGATTGCTCCAAAAACGCTAATATTGTTTCTCTCGTTacagagagagatgatgatgttctttgataagggcatgtacatcctctagcatgaccgctaaaaatgtcaggataatggatgtgttttattagcgggtccacatttgcatacgagacattggtttggttttttttatgtcaggtatgtggtggaaaagggtgtcgatggctgatgaacttccgggggaaccaaacatggaagttgcaccatattttttagcaggattttttcgacatgtgccaaaaatgaaaattcttggaatggtttaattctaagtgcatgtgctctttatggtggagcatgataattcttgtggaattattactgttggtgtagacagtgttttgCAAGACATCCTAGGGcgtggggatgggcatcggtcaagatgcGGACTTGAGGTCTCAAGtggaggttgccaaattttcgccaaggtggagattgttgatgatggctcaaattgtcaataagtgtgaagataattgctggaaaatatcaatattcaagttagtgggctcaagtcatatttatctataagaggataaggttagttttaaaaggagtcaaagaacaactggaatttgatttttggagaaaacgtgtgtggataaacatgtgggttgcaatgcttatcttcatcatgaaaagactttgtattcatgatggtttcgttttcccagtagcaattggattaaaattgttctcctatttttgtgattagccattataaaaggacatgcagtccttggttaagAGGGGATccgaaaattcaaattggtgagagcactttgtgacatttacaaagtgtagagagtttctctttactgggtatttgagaaggacagttgagtggggtgtacaaggggttaagggcttgggtttgggatattaaacttgagcggttcaggcttgtaccattgtactcaatatttctcaatagtaaagaaggagaccggatcacgtctcgtggacgtaggcatattgccgaaccacgtaaactatttgtgtacatgtgtgattggtgtgtgttctcgtgtgttttccttccaaacttgtctttcgcataaagggctggtgggaaattggtaaccaattaattatcaattttcccaacaattagTAATAAAAAAGTAACCAATTAGTAGCATTTGTTTTGGCATAAAATGACAACCTCATTTGTTTCGGTGTACGTAACACATTTTCgttaattgaaaatatttttgatacaaaaaattaggaaatatatatatatatatatatatatatatatatatttccatgtACTCTAAAGAGTTGcaaggaagaaaatgaaacgACAAAAAAGAGATGCAGAAGAAAAGAGTGTCAAAATAGAAGGTTTTAAGTGTAAGATTGAGATCTAGTGCAATGTCTGCCTATATTGCTTGCAATTTAGGCCATCAATTGTAAAAGAGCCCTTGTGAGGTCCACTTGCTCAAGCAGGTAGGCTCCACCGCTCCATAAAGGTTCCTCTCACAATAGTCTGCTATAAGGTGTagaaaaacaatagaaaatagTTTACGCAAATGAGAATACAACATTTTTTCTTAGtcaaccgaaaatatttttcaagtttaCTAATATTTTTACGCTGCaccaaacacacaaaaattaagaaaacctttttcgaaaaatattttacactgAAActattagaatatatggaaaatatattatattttccatatattctataattatgctgatattaaaatattctttatttatgggttgattgtaatcatatattgttgaaataatgattatgggggaatataagcggaagcaatatagataataaacacaaagaacttacgggtggttcggtgttagacacctacgtccaccactcggaatacccctaagggctacattgtgctcattaacttaatttgtctaaatataagtttggtaatcaaatctcc encodes the following:
- the LOC132190727 gene encoding U-box domain-containing protein 14-like, with product MSEAQLRETIVDCVSEALSDSHECRQKALQMLDSITKVSPQNRNLLAQTDAAIPVLLSLSKSSSSIIETLSLSILFNLSLNPDLKCSLADMETISHLNSMIFSSTSPESIRLASSLVCSMAMLDKNKAKFGVAGTIQLLVKAIAGSRGPATHHLLSSLVELVQFQGNCTVAVRSGAVQVLIQIVESTDGQDLAGTSLAVLCLLARFDERLNALRKTEQVVSVIVNVLKRRCMLSKEGAAEILLRLFDESEGCVRDALRMPDFSSVLADLSVRGSAKAREKAALLMRKIMMEASLDSYSFQ